TGTGTCACAAGTGCAAGTTGGCTTTTCCCATCGTTGACGACATACCTGTAATGCTCATTGAAGAAGCTGAAAAGTTAGAGGGGTAAAGGATGAGCACAATAAGCTTCTTGCTTTCCCTTTTAATAGCAGTTGTCTTTATCACTTCTACCGCCTACGGCATCTACAAAACCTTTAAAAAGAGGAAGCAGCAATGACCTGTCTGAAAGATTTAACGTTTA
This region of Desulfurobacterium pacificum genomic DNA includes:
- a CDS encoding Trm112 family protein, with product MLPKELLEVLACPQCKGDLEYREKEQKLVCHKCKLAFPIVDDIPVMLIEEAEKLEG